In Pseudomonas nunensis, a single window of DNA contains:
- a CDS encoding GNAT family N-acetyltransferase, with amino-acid sequence MTTTDPSITIQRFNESHIDGITALYNDPAITRQVLQMPFQSTEVWRKRLMPDNERVVQLVALYQGAVIGNIGLEQFSRIRRSHAGSIGMGVAGEWQGKGVGSKLLATALDIADNWMNLRRVELSVYADNAAAIGLYRKFGFEDEGLFRDYAVRDGVLVDALSMARLRATPKAG; translated from the coding sequence ATGACGACCACCGACCCCAGCATCACCATTCAGCGCTTCAACGAATCCCACATCGACGGCATCACCGCGCTCTACAACGACCCGGCGATTACCCGTCAAGTCCTGCAAATGCCCTTTCAATCCACCGAAGTCTGGCGCAAACGCCTGATGCCGGACAACGAGCGGGTGGTGCAACTGGTGGCGCTGTATCAGGGCGCGGTCATCGGCAATATCGGGCTGGAGCAGTTCTCGCGGATCCGCCGCAGCCACGCCGGCAGCATTGGCATGGGTGTCGCCGGGGAATGGCAGGGCAAGGGCGTCGGCTCGAAACTGCTGGCCACGGCGCTGGATATCGCTGACAACTGGATGAACCTGCGCCGGGTCGAACTCTCGGTGTATGCCGACAACGCCGCGGCCATTGGCTTGTACCGCAAGTTCGGTTTTGAAGACGAAGGCCTGTTTCGCGACTATGCCGTGCGTGACGGCGTGCTGGTGGATGCCTTGAGCATGGCGCGTCTGCGTGCCACGCCCAAGGCCGGTTGA
- a CDS encoding DUF3077 domain-containing protein, translated as MTDATTKSTPFAPCDHIDHHLFAVQPGIPLLDALEHASVYLSCAEALAHQAPHATRPEHIATLRWASKQMLGTASSLLQASIDGMHAAQAGGEA; from the coding sequence ATGACAGACGCAACCACAAAATCCACCCCCTTCGCCCCCTGCGATCACATCGACCATCACCTCTTCGCCGTCCAACCCGGCATCCCGCTGCTCGACGCGCTGGAGCACGCCTCGGTCTACCTCAGTTGCGCCGAAGCCCTCGCCCATCAAGCCCCTCACGCCACCCGCCCGGAGCACATCGCGACGTTACGCTGGGCGAGCAAACAGATGCTCGGCACCGCAAGTTCATTGTTGCAGGCCTCCATCGACGGCATGCATGCGGCGCAAGCGGGAGGTGAGGCATGA
- a CDS encoding tetratricopeptide repeat protein: MPKHKNKAVNPNPDSPPTLINRYLFPVTIGVLLLAVAAIGWFLLHSSTPAPPKPVAVSAPVVQPIKPVVAAAPATMVDEQQCQGCHTEQVKDWQGSHHQLAMQPATAETMLGDFNNVTFKAEKETTVFSRKGEDFWVNTQGIDGKNADFKVAYTFGIAPLQQYLIEVGEGRLQALGVAWDTEKHRWFHLYPGQGVNFKNPLHWSKPSQNANFMCVECHTTGYKRNFDAAKNTFESHWNSLGVGCQACHGPASNHLEWTAKKTDLIHAGFAVDLKDKNATVELETCARCHSRRAPLGDGYTVGKRLMDDYLPSTLTRELYALDGKIKDEVFEHGSFAQSKMFDKGVRCSNCHNPHSTELKAPGNGVCLQCHNSAGKTAVEGVDGNGLQAKNYDSIEHTRHTMGQPGSQCVDCHMPGKFYMGNDFRHDHSFSIPNPERAAKLGTPDACLSCHQGKAGDKVTEQFKLWNTANASPVQAPRYDESLWLIRNGQPGAAQTLYEQLQRSNLPAIQRATLLAELPLYPSDQALKLATQDLSNPAPQVRESAVRAISAFLPPAERAPLLTPLLGDPVKAVRIVAARDLLNVARNGLGNAQANWNAAIAEYEDVQKSLAERAEANLNLAMLYQASGRTEEVEPLLRAALKRDPDFYPALVTLVQWLEASGRGSEAQTLLEQSVKDHPDAALLVHTQGLSLIRAGKPAQAMPLLHKAATLEPQSAQYGYVLAVALHDSGKVDEACLELERLLKVQPANRNARLSLIQYYLENGQEPKAQVLLQGWKKMNMGDPALK; encoded by the coding sequence ATGCCGAAGCATAAAAATAAAGCTGTAAACCCAAACCCTGATTCGCCACCGACCCTGATTAACCGCTACCTGTTTCCCGTCACCATCGGCGTCTTGCTGTTGGCTGTAGCGGCGATTGGCTGGTTTCTGCTCCATAGCAGCACACCGGCCCCGCCCAAGCCTGTCGCGGTCAGCGCGCCGGTCGTGCAACCGATAAAACCGGTGGTGGCTGCGGCCCCGGCGACGATGGTCGATGAACAACAATGCCAGGGCTGCCACACCGAGCAGGTCAAGGACTGGCAAGGCTCCCATCACCAATTGGCGATGCAGCCGGCCACGGCCGAAACGATGCTGGGGGACTTCAACAACGTCACCTTCAAGGCCGAAAAAGAGACCACGGTGTTCTCGCGCAAGGGTGAGGATTTCTGGGTCAACACGCAGGGGATCGACGGCAAGAATGCGGATTTCAAGGTGGCCTACACCTTCGGTATCGCGCCGCTGCAGCAATACCTGATCGAGGTCGGCGAAGGTCGGTTGCAAGCCTTGGGCGTGGCGTGGGATACCGAGAAGCACCGCTGGTTTCATCTGTATCCGGGCCAGGGGGTGAACTTCAAGAATCCGCTGCACTGGAGCAAGCCGAGCCAGAACGCCAACTTCATGTGCGTCGAGTGCCATACCACGGGCTACAAACGCAATTTCGATGCGGCTAAAAACACCTTTGAAAGTCACTGGAACAGCCTCGGTGTAGGCTGTCAGGCGTGTCACGGGCCGGCGTCCAATCACCTCGAATGGACGGCGAAAAAAACCGATCTGATCCACGCCGGGTTTGCCGTCGATCTCAAGGACAAGAACGCCACCGTCGAACTGGAAACCTGTGCGCGCTGCCACTCACGCCGCGCGCCGTTGGGCGATGGCTACACCGTCGGCAAGCGCTTGATGGACGACTACCTGCCGAGCACCCTCACCCGCGAACTGTATGCGCTGGACGGCAAGATCAAGGACGAAGTGTTCGAACACGGCTCCTTCGCCCAGAGCAAAATGTTCGACAAGGGTGTGCGTTGCAGCAACTGCCACAATCCGCACAGCACCGAACTCAAGGCACCGGGCAACGGCGTGTGCCTGCAATGCCACAACAGCGCCGGCAAGACTGCGGTGGAAGGCGTCGATGGCAACGGGCTGCAAGCGAAGAACTACGATTCCATCGAACACACCCGCCACACCATGGGTCAACCGGGTTCGCAGTGCGTGGATTGCCACATGCCGGGCAAGTTCTACATGGGCAACGACTTCCGCCATGACCACAGCTTCAGCATTCCCAACCCTGAGCGGGCGGCGAAACTCGGCACGCCGGACGCCTGCCTGTCCTGTCACCAGGGCAAGGCCGGGGACAAGGTCACCGAGCAGTTCAAACTGTGGAACACCGCCAACGCTTCGCCGGTTCAGGCGCCGCGTTACGACGAAAGCCTGTGGCTGATCCGCAACGGTCAACCGGGCGCCGCGCAAACTTTGTATGAGCAGTTACAGCGCAGCAATCTGCCGGCGATCCAACGGGCGACCCTGCTGGCCGAATTGCCGCTGTACCCGAGCGACCAGGCACTGAAACTGGCGACCCAGGACCTGAGCAACCCGGCGCCGCAAGTGCGGGAAAGTGCGGTGCGGGCGATCAGTGCGTTCCTGCCGCCAGCGGAACGCGCGCCGCTGCTGACGCCATTGCTCGGTGATCCGGTGAAAGCGGTACGGATCGTCGCCGCCCGGGATCTGCTGAACGTCGCCCGCAATGGTTTGGGCAACGCCCAGGCCAATTGGAACGCGGCCATTGCCGAATACGAGGACGTGCAGAAAAGTCTGGCGGAACGCGCCGAGGCCAACCTCAACCTGGCGATGCTGTATCAGGCCAGTGGTCGTACGGAAGAAGTCGAACCGCTGCTTCGTGCCGCCCTCAAGCGTGATCCGGACTTTTACCCGGCGCTGGTGACGCTGGTGCAATGGCTGGAGGCCAGTGGCCGCGGTTCTGAAGCGCAAACGCTCCTGGAGCAGAGCGTCAAGGATCACCCGGACGCCGCCCTGCTGGTACACACCCAAGGACTGTCGCTGATTCGTGCGGGGAAACCCGCGCAAGCGATGCCGCTGCTGCACAAAGCCGCCACGCTGGAGCCGCAGAGTGCGCAGTACGGGTATGTGCTGGCGGTGGCGCTGCATGACAGTGGCAAGGTGGATGAGGCGTGCCTTGAGCTGGAAAGGCTATTGAAAGTGCAGCCGGCGAATCGGAATGCGCGGTTGTCGCTGATCCAGTATTACCTGGAAAACGGCCAGGAGCCGAAAGCCCAGGTGTTGTTGCAGGGCTGGAAAAAAATGAACATGGGGGATCCGGCGTTGAAATAA
- a CDS encoding aspartate/glutamate racemase family protein: MRTIGLIGGMSWESSAEYYRLINQQVRDRLGPLRSAQLLMYSVDFGPVEQAQHAGRWDDAAAILVDAARRLEAGGAECVVLCTNTMHKVAGQIQAAIGIPFLHIADPTGQAAVDAGALKVGLLGTAFTMEQDFLKDRLIAKGLTVLVPDVKERQAVHRIIYDELCVGVISEASRKVYQQVIESLTRRGAQAIILGCTEIGLLIKPEHSALPLLDTTELHAQAAVAFALGE; the protein is encoded by the coding sequence ATGCGCACCATCGGCCTTATCGGCGGCATGAGCTGGGAGTCCAGCGCCGAATACTATCGCCTCATCAACCAGCAGGTCCGGGACCGTCTCGGGCCGTTGCGCTCGGCGCAATTGCTAATGTACAGCGTCGACTTCGGGCCTGTCGAACAGGCCCAGCACGCCGGGCGCTGGGACGATGCGGCCGCAATCCTGGTGGATGCCGCGCGCAGGCTGGAGGCTGGCGGCGCCGAGTGCGTGGTGCTGTGTACCAACACCATGCACAAGGTGGCCGGGCAGATTCAGGCGGCGATCGGCATTCCGTTCCTGCATATCGCCGACCCGACCGGCCAGGCGGCAGTCGATGCCGGCGCGCTGAAAGTCGGGTTGCTGGGTACCGCGTTTACCATGGAGCAGGACTTTCTCAAGGATCGCCTGATAGCCAAGGGACTGACAGTGCTGGTACCGGACGTCAAGGAGCGTCAGGCCGTGCATCGAATCATCTACGACGAATTGTGCGTTGGCGTGATCAGCGAGGCATCGCGGAAGGTCTACCAGCAAGTCATCGAGTCCCTGACCCGACGTGGCGCCCAGGCGATCATCCTCGGCTGCACGGAAATCGGCCTGCTGATCAAACCCGAGCACAGCGCCCTGCCCCTGCTCGACACCACCGAACTGCATGCGCAGGCGGCGGTGGCGTTCGCATTAGGCGAGTGA
- a CDS encoding DSD1 family PLP-dependent enzyme, producing MRPGDRGGPYSDYFRALNRELKDHGPMRPVMLIDLDRLDHNIDVVTQSVQRGGKHLRLVEKSLPAPGLLTYIAQRAGTKRLMSFHQPFLNHDAVQFPDADILLGKPLPVRSAQLFYETHKGPFDPAKQLQWLLDTPERLQQYLALAKGLGTRLRVNIELDVGLHRGGVSDVGVLGQMLSLISANPQNLEFAGFMGYDPFVGMGVPGILGSPEELFGKVMVIYNRCVDFTRQQYPGLWREGLTLNTAGSPSYRMHEQERLSTEVSVGTAMLKPTHYDLPSLLDHVPAAYIATPVLKSTGTVNIPALDGKSKLFSWWDANQRETFFIYGGNWMAEFESPQGLQSNGVYGRSSNQEMVNGSSAVGLAVEDQVFLRPTQTESVLLQFGDLLAVRGGRIVDVWPVYS from the coding sequence TTGCGACCGGGGGATCGGGGCGGTCCCTACAGCGATTATTTTCGAGCGCTGAACCGCGAACTCAAGGACCACGGCCCGATGCGCCCGGTGATGCTGATTGATCTGGATCGCCTCGATCACAACATCGATGTGGTGACGCAATCGGTCCAGCGTGGCGGCAAGCACCTGCGTCTGGTGGAGAAATCCCTGCCGGCGCCGGGGCTGCTGACGTATATCGCCCAGCGCGCCGGGACGAAGCGCCTGATGTCGTTTCACCAACCGTTTCTCAACCATGACGCCGTGCAGTTTCCCGACGCGGATATCCTGCTGGGCAAACCGCTGCCGGTGCGTTCGGCGCAGTTGTTTTATGAAACGCACAAAGGGCCGTTCGACCCGGCGAAGCAGTTGCAGTGGTTGCTCGACACCCCCGAGCGGCTCCAGCAATACCTGGCACTCGCGAAAGGCTTGGGTACGCGATTGCGGGTGAATATTGAACTGGACGTTGGCCTGCACCGTGGCGGTGTCAGCGATGTGGGCGTTCTTGGGCAGATGTTGTCGCTGATCAGCGCCAACCCGCAAAACCTGGAGTTCGCGGGGTTCATGGGTTACGACCCGTTCGTCGGCATGGGTGTGCCGGGGATCCTGGGTTCGCCCGAAGAACTGTTCGGCAAAGTCATGGTGATCTACAACCGTTGCGTCGATTTCACCCGTCAGCAATATCCCGGTCTGTGGCGTGAAGGGTTGACGCTCAACACCGCCGGCAGCCCCAGTTATCGCATGCACGAACAGGAACGCCTGAGCACCGAGGTGTCGGTGGGCACGGCGATGCTCAAGCCGACGCACTACGACTTACCGTCGCTGCTGGACCACGTGCCGGCGGCGTACATCGCCACGCCGGTGTTGAAAAGCACTGGAACGGTGAATATTCCGGCGCTGGATGGCAAGTCGAAGCTGTTTTCGTGGTGGGACGCCAATCAGCGCGAGACGTTTTTCATCTATGGCGGCAACTGGATGGCCGAGTTCGAATCGCCGCAGGGTTTGCAGAGCAATGGGGTGTACGGGCGCAGCTCCAATCAGGAGATGGTGAACGGCTCCAGCGCCGTGGGGTTGGCGGTGGAAGACCAAGTGTTCCTGCGTCCTACCCAGACCGAGTCGGTGTTGTTGCAGTTCGGTGATTTGCTAGCGGTGCGGGGCGGCAGGATTGTCGACGTGTGGCCGGTTTATTCCTGA
- a CDS encoding LysR family transcriptional regulator, whose product MAFAEPAGAQNTSDYRYPEAKSESWLALAAGIEAEVAQYFMVSARCGCFMQAARSLNVRTTLLRKQLAKLEAQLQRTLFNFQGSNLSLSREGLQLHAQLIALAHERTLPLVEQPLVRLAVAESILHDILGRDLIALLRRNASVRLEIISLDSELALQAVSADVVLWLGTGDTPLPGPTFATDEPQRLAQLDYFPHIAKRYSRVTSRPESLDELADFMLVHWQHDRQIDSFGPWNRLVEQRLAGVVQLQSYELMLEMTRCSACIGLLPGYISRFDRALIALPGLFSEPMQRQAWLAVNAHSRQQTEVQELAELIRHTFHERRDWFES is encoded by the coding sequence ATGGCATTTGCAGAACCCGCAGGAGCTCAGAACACGAGCGATTACCGCTACCCCGAGGCGAAATCCGAATCCTGGCTGGCGCTGGCAGCCGGGATCGAGGCCGAGGTGGCGCAGTACTTCATGGTCAGCGCCCGGTGCGGCTGTTTCATGCAGGCGGCGCGCAGCCTCAACGTCAGGACGACGTTGTTGCGCAAACAACTGGCGAAACTGGAAGCGCAGTTGCAGCGCACCCTGTTCAATTTCCAGGGCAGCAATCTGAGCCTCAGCCGTGAAGGGTTGCAACTGCATGCGCAACTGATCGCGTTGGCTCACGAACGCACTTTGCCGCTGGTCGAACAGCCGCTGGTTCGGCTGGCGGTGGCCGAGTCGATCCTGCATGACATCCTCGGTCGCGACCTGATCGCGCTGCTGCGGCGCAATGCCAGCGTGCGCCTGGAGATCATCTCGCTGGACAGCGAACTCGCCTTGCAAGCCGTCAGCGCCGATGTGGTGCTGTGGTTGGGGACCGGCGACACACCGTTGCCCGGACCGACGTTCGCCACCGATGAGCCACAACGCCTGGCGCAACTGGACTATTTTCCGCACATCGCCAAACGCTATTCACGGGTCACGTCCCGCCCGGAAAGCCTCGATGAACTGGCGGATTTCATGCTGGTGCACTGGCAGCACGACCGCCAGATCGACAGCTTCGGGCCCTGGAATCGCCTGGTGGAACAACGCCTGGCCGGGGTCGTGCAGTTGCAGTCCTACGAACTGATGCTGGAAATGACTCGGTGCAGCGCCTGCATCGGCCTGTTGCCTGGCTATATCAGCCGCTTCGACCGCGCGCTGATTGCCCTGCCGGGGTTGTTCAGCGAGCCAATGCAGCGCCAGGCGTGGCTGGCGGTGAATGCCCATTCCCGGCAGCAAACCGAAGTGCAGGAACTCGCCGAACTGATCCGCCACACCTTCCATGAGCGTCGGGACTGGTTCGAAAGCTGA
- a CDS encoding helix-turn-helix domain-containing protein, which produces MLSQSLLGDKIGLHLLPRAAYSARDPAQWHTLGVTLERQQGVHAIDSDHRVDFDTLPGVLAHTPVGVEVFSESASGGEYLLLRLDEPFARQHLPAVSHRVQSPGHVQALGLARTLRRLILNPQPDGLALEQAALQLVGQASLQVDSRTTPKAFARVLDQIAEQFHQPLSLEQLAVTYGHNELRFLRDFTRTIGLTPHAYLIEVRLQAARRMIEQTDLPLASIALDAGFAHQSHMGSAFRKHLAMTPSQYRSRF; this is translated from the coding sequence ATGCTGAGCCAAAGCCTGCTGGGCGATAAAATCGGCCTGCATCTGCTGCCGCGCGCGGCCTACAGCGCCCGGGACCCGGCGCAGTGGCACACGCTCGGCGTGACTCTGGAGCGCCAGCAAGGCGTGCACGCCATCGATTCCGACCATCGGGTGGACTTCGACACGCTGCCCGGCGTTCTTGCACATACCCCGGTCGGCGTGGAAGTGTTTTCCGAATCTGCCAGTGGCGGCGAATACCTGTTGCTGCGGCTGGATGAACCGTTTGCCCGGCAGCATCTGCCTGCGGTTAGCCATCGGGTGCAGTCACCGGGGCACGTTCAGGCGCTGGGGCTGGCTCGGACTTTGCGCCGCTTGATTCTCAACCCCCAACCTGACGGTCTGGCGCTCGAACAAGCGGCATTGCAGTTGGTGGGGCAGGCGAGTCTGCAAGTCGACTCCCGAACCACTCCCAAAGCCTTCGCCCGAGTCCTCGATCAAATCGCCGAGCAGTTCCATCAACCCCTGAGCCTGGAGCAGTTGGCCGTGACTTACGGACACAACGAGCTGCGGTTTCTGCGCGATTTCACCCGCACCATCGGCCTCACACCCCACGCCTACCTGATCGAAGTCAGGCTCCAGGCTGCGCGCCGCATGATCGAGCAAACCGATCTGCCCCTGGCCAGCATCGCCCTCGACGCCGGGTTCGCCCATCAGTCGCACATGGGCAGCGCCTTTCGCAAACACCTGGCCATGACCCCCAGCCAGTACCGCTCACGCTTTTAG
- a CDS encoding short-chain dehydrogenase, with the protein MNAHVPMTHNERDIPALVVATQAPLDVLHSNASARFLAGTQMMESLASLDISQAKGADVQQLAHAAA; encoded by the coding sequence ATGAATGCGCATGTGCCGATGACCCACAACGAGCGCGATATCCCGGCGCTGGTGGTGGCCACGCAAGCGCCATTGGACGTGTTGCACAGCAATGCCTCGGCGCGGTTTCTGGCGGGGACGCAGATGATGGAGAGTCTGGCCAGTCTGGATATCTCCCAGGCCAAGGGTGCGGATGTGCAGCAATTGGCACATGCGGCGGCGTGA
- a CDS encoding DUF934 domain-containing protein, which produces MINLLRLEEGVARIDRDDPWTLVREIDAELPAGRLILPLARWLDNPARHAVWLGPDDEVESLKSCFNLLPLIALDFPSFRDGRGYSQAYLLRTRLGWKGELRAIGDVLRDQLSHMRQCGFDSFAVREEKSAEDALKGLAGMSVLYGRSVIEPRPLFRRR; this is translated from the coding sequence ATGATTAATCTATTGCGCTTGGAGGAGGGTGTGGCGCGGATTGATCGGGATGACCCGTGGACGTTGGTGCGGGAGATCGACGCTGAGTTGCCGGCGGGCCGCTTGATTCTGCCGCTGGCCCGCTGGCTTGATAACCCGGCGCGACATGCTGTCTGGCTTGGGCCGGATGATGAGGTGGAAAGCCTGAAATCCTGCTTCAACCTGCTGCCGCTGATTGCGCTGGATTTTCCGAGCTTTCGTGATGGTCGTGGTTATAGCCAGGCGTATCTGTTGCGGACTCGACTGGGGTGGAAAGGTGAATTGCGTGCGATTGGCGATGTGCTGCGCGATCAGCTGAGTCACATGCGCCAATGCGGGTTTGATAGTTTTGCGGTGCGCGAGGAAAAGTCGGCTGAAGATGCGCTCAAGGGGCTGGCGGGGATGAGTGTGTTGTATGGGCGTTCGGTGATTGAGCCGCGTCCATTATTCCGGCGCCGCTGA
- the ccoN gene encoding cytochrome-c oxidase, cbb3-type subunit I, with amino-acid sequence MSTATIGQAYNYKVVRQFIVATIVWGVVGMAMGVWIASQLVWPEMNLDLPWTTFGRLRPLHTSLVIFGFAGSAQFAASYYAVQRTCQVRLYSDTLAAFTFWGWQSVIVIMLISLPLGYTTTKEYAEIEFSGAVWMTVVWVAYAIVFFTTVVQRKTKHIYVGNWFFGAFIVVIAMLHVVNHLSIPVDWFKSYPVYSGATDAMVQWWYGHNAVGFFLTTGFLGMMYYFVPKQVGRPVYSYRLSIVHFWALITLYIWAGPHHLHYTALPDWAQSLGMAMSLILLAPSWGGMINGMMTLSGAWHKLRTDPILRFLVLSLAFYGMSTFEGPMMAIKTVNALSHYTDWTIGHVHAGALGWVAMITFGAIYHMVPKVFGREQMFSTPLINLHFWLATIGTVLYIASMWVNGITQGLMWRAINDDGTLTYSFVEALQASHPGFVVRFTGGVFFLSGMLLMAYNTWRTVRVADVSMAEREAQIA; translated from the coding sequence ATGAGCACAGCAACAATCGGACAGGCCTACAACTACAAGGTCGTCCGCCAATTCATCGTGGCAACCATCGTCTGGGGCGTGGTGGGCATGGCCATGGGCGTGTGGATCGCCTCGCAACTGGTATGGCCGGAGATGAACCTCGACCTGCCGTGGACCACCTTCGGCCGCTTGCGCCCGCTGCACACCAGCCTGGTGATTTTCGGCTTTGCCGGCAGCGCGCAATTCGCCGCCAGTTATTACGCGGTGCAGCGTACCTGCCAGGTGCGGCTGTACTCGGACACGCTCGCGGCGTTCACCTTCTGGGGTTGGCAATCGGTGATCGTGATCATGCTGATCAGCCTGCCGCTGGGCTACACCACCACCAAGGAATACGCCGAGATCGAGTTCTCCGGCGCGGTGTGGATGACCGTGGTGTGGGTCGCCTACGCCATCGTGTTCTTCACCACGGTGGTGCAGCGCAAGACCAAGCACATCTACGTCGGCAACTGGTTTTTCGGCGCGTTCATTGTGGTGATCGCCATGCTGCACGTGGTCAATCACCTGTCGATTCCGGTGGACTGGTTCAAATCCTATCCGGTGTATTCCGGGGCCACCGACGCCATGGTGCAGTGGTGGTACGGGCACAACGCAGTGGGCTTTTTCCTGACCACCGGGTTCCTCGGGATGATGTATTACTTCGTGCCGAAACAGGTGGGTCGACCGGTGTATTCCTACCGGTTGTCGATCGTGCATTTCTGGGCGCTGATCACCCTCTACATCTGGGCCGGTCCGCACCATTTGCACTACACCGCGCTGCCAGACTGGGCGCAGTCCCTCGGCATGGCGATGTCGCTGATCCTGCTCGCGCCGAGCTGGGGCGGGATGATCAACGGGATGATGACGCTGTCCGGCGCCTGGCATAAGTTGCGCACCGACCCGATCCTGCGTTTCCTGGTGCTCTCGCTGGCGTTCTACGGCATGTCCACATTCGAGGGGCCGATGATGGCGATCAAGACTGTGAACGCCCTCTCCCACTACACCGACTGGACCATCGGCCACGTCCACGCCGGCGCCCTCGGCTGGGTGGCGATGATCACCTTCGGCGCGATCTACCACATGGTGCCGAAAGTCTTCGGCCGCGAGCAGATGTTCAGCACGCCGCTGATCAACCTGCACTTCTGGCTGGCGACGATTGGCACGGTGCTGTACATCGCGTCGATGTGGGTCAACGGCATCACTCAAGGCCTGATGTGGCGCGCGATCAACGACGACGGCACGCTGACCTATTCCTTCGTCGAAGCCTTGCAGGCCAGCCATCCGGGGTTCGTCGTGCGGTTTACCGGTGGCGTGTTCTTCCTCAGCGGCATGCTGCTGATGGCCTACAACACCTGGCGCACCGTGCGAGTGGCGGACGTATCCATGGCCGAGCGCGAAGCGCAGATTGCGTGA
- a CDS encoding nitrite/sulfite reductase, whose product MYQYDDYDRALVFERVAQFRDQVERFMAGELSEEEFLPLRLQNGLYMQKHAYMLRVAIPYGTLSAGQMRILASIARDYDRGYGHFTTRQNMQFNWIELAQVPDILERLAQVEMHAIQTSGNCVRNITTEAFAGVAADELIDPRPLAEILRQWSTINPEFLFLPRKFKIAICSAKQDRAAIMMHDIGLYLYPGTDGQMLLRVIVGGGLGRTPILGLQIREGLPWQHLLSYVEAVLRVYNRHGRRDNKYKARIKILVKALGIDAFAKEVEEEWQHLKDGPAQLTDVEYERVASAFVPPMYRALAGTDLDFGTRLAQNPAFARWVARNVQPHKVPGYASVVLSTKPGIASPPGDVTAEQMDAVADWSEQFGFGEIRIAHEQNIVLPDVTKADLYALWCLACDQGLGCANIGLLTDIIACPGGDFCALANAKSIPIAQAIQGRFEDLDYLHDLGDISLNISGCMNACGHHHIGNIGILGVDKNGSEWYQITLGGAQGKHSALGKVIGPSFSAAEVPDVIERIISTFVRYRESEELFVDTVQRIGLEPFKERVYPKVLEASA is encoded by the coding sequence ATGTATCAGTACGACGACTATGACCGGGCGCTGGTGTTCGAACGGGTCGCGCAGTTTCGCGATCAGGTCGAGCGTTTCATGGCCGGTGAATTGAGCGAAGAAGAGTTTCTGCCGCTGCGCCTGCAAAACGGCCTGTACATGCAGAAGCATGCGTACATGCTGCGGGTGGCGATTCCCTATGGCACCTTGAGCGCCGGGCAGATGCGTATCCTGGCGAGCATCGCCCGGGATTACGACCGTGGCTACGGCCACTTCACCACCCGGCAGAACATGCAGTTCAACTGGATCGAACTGGCCCAGGTGCCGGACATCCTCGAACGCCTGGCCCAGGTGGAAATGCACGCGATTCAGACCTCCGGCAATTGCGTGCGCAACATCACTACCGAAGCCTTCGCCGGGGTCGCGGCGGATGAACTGATCGACCCGCGCCCGCTGGCGGAAATCCTCCGGCAGTGGTCAACCATCAACCCGGAATTCCTGTTTCTGCCGCGCAAGTTCAAGATCGCCATCTGCTCGGCGAAACAGGACCGCGCGGCGATCATGATGCATGACATCGGCCTCTATCTTTACCCCGGCACCGACGGGCAAATGCTCTTGCGAGTGATCGTCGGCGGTGGCCTCGGGCGTACGCCGATCCTCGGTTTGCAGATTCGCGAAGGCCTGCCGTGGCAGCATTTGTTGTCTTACGTCGAAGCGGTGCTGCGGGTCTACAACCGCCACGGTCGGCGGGATAACAAGTACAAGGCGCGGATCAAGATCCTGGTGAAAGCCCTCGGCATCGACGCCTTCGCCAAGGAAGTCGAGGAGGAGTGGCAGCACCTCAAGGACGGCCCAGCGCAATTGACCGACGTCGAATATGAGCGCGTGGCCAGTGCCTTCGTCCCGCCGATGTATCGTGCGCTGGCGGGCACCGACCTGGATTTCGGTACGCGCCTGGCGCAGAACCCGGCGTTCGCCCGCTGGGTCGCGCGCAACGTGCAGCCGCACAAAGTGCCGGGTTACGCCAGCGTGGTGCTCTCGACCAAACCGGGCATCGCGTCTCCGCCGGGGGACGTCACGGCCGAGCAGATGGACGCGGTGGCCGACTGGTCGGAGCAATTCGGTTTCGGCGAGATCCGCATCGCCCATGAACAGAACATCGTGCTGCCGGACGTGACCAAGGCTGACCTGTATGCGCTGTGGTGCCTGGCCTGCGACCAAGGCCTGGGCTGCGCCAATATCGGCTTGCTGACCGACATCATCGCTTGCCCTGGCGGCGACTTTTGCGCGCTGGCCAACGCCAAGTCGATCCCTATCGCCCAAGCCATTCAAGGCCGATTCGAAGACCTGGATTACCTGCATGACCTGGGCGATATCAGCCTCAACATCTCCGGCTGCATGAACGCCTGCGGCCATCACCACATCGGCAATATCGGCATTCTGGGCGTCGATAAAAATGGCAGCGAGTGGTACCAGATCACCCTCGGCGGCGCTCAGGGCAAGCACAGCGCGTTGGGTAAAGTGATCGGGCCGTCCTTCAGTGCCGCTGAAGTGCCGGATGTGATTGAGCGGATCATCAGCACCTTCGTGCGTTACCGCGAAAGTGAGGAGTTGTTCGTCGATACGGTGCAACGCATTGGGTTGGAACCGTTCAAGGAACGGGTTTATCCGAAAGTGCTGGAGGCGTCGGCATGA